The following coding sequences lie in one Numida meleagris isolate 19003 breed g44 Domestic line chromosome Z, NumMel1.0, whole genome shotgun sequence genomic window:
- the IER3IP1 gene encoding immediate early response 3-interacting protein 1 codes for MAFTLYALLQAGLLVVNAIAVLHEERFLRHVGWGSDQGIGGFGEEPGIKAQLTNLIRSIRTVMRVPLIAVNSVTIVLLLLFG; via the exons ATGGCGTTCACGCTGTACGCGCTGCTGCAGGCCGGGCTGCTGGTGGTCAATGCCATCGCCGTGCTGCACGAGGAGCGCTTCCTTCGCCACG TTGGCTGGGGAAGCGACCAAGGGATCGGAGGATTCGGAGAGGAACCGGGAATCAAAGCACAGCTGACGAACCTCATTCGATCCATACGGACCGTGATGAGAG tgccACTGATAGCCGTGAACTCCGTGACGATCGTGCTCCTCCTGTTGTTCGGCTGA
- the HDHD2 gene encoding haloacid dehalogenase-like hydrolase domain-containing protein 2, translating to MAARRALKAVLVDLSGTLHVEDSAVPGAQEALKRLRGAPVTIRFVTNTTKECKKDLLERLTKLGFDIAEHEIFTSLTAARNLLEQKQVRPLLLVDEKALPDFTGIATDDPNAVVVGLAPEHFHYEMMNKAFQLILDGAPLIAIHKARYFKKKNGLALGPGPFVAGLEYATDTKATVVGKPEKTFFLEALRGTSCAPEEAVMIGDDCRDDVGGAQNAGMRGILVRTGKYRPADENKINPAPYLTCESFPEAVEHILEHLL from the exons ATGGCAGCTCGGCGCGCGCTGAAAGCTGTCCTGGTGGATCTCAGCGGCACGCTGCACGTCGAAGACTCGGCCGTGCCGGGTGCGCAGGAAGCTCTTAAAAG gcTGCGTGGTGCTCCAGTTACAATTCGGTTCGTGACCAACACCACCAAAGAGTGCAAGAAGGACCTGCTGGAGAGGCTGACCAAACTGGGCTTTGACATTGCAGAACATGAAATCTTCACGTCTCTGACGGCAGCCAGAAATCTTCTGGAGCAGAAGCAGGTGCGGCCACTcctcctggtggatgagaaggCCCTGCCTGATTTCACAG GGATCGCCACTGATGACCCCAATGCTGTGGTTGTAGGACTGGCTCCTGAGCACTTTCACTATGAGATGATGAATAAAGCTTTTCA GTTGATTTTGGATGGCGCTCCTCTTATAGCTATACATAAAGCTAggtatttcaagaaaaaaaatggcttggCTCTGGGACCTGGACCTTTCGTAGCTGGACTGGAATATGCCACGGACACCAAAGCAACGGTGGTGGGAAAGCCAGAGAAAACATTCTTCCTGGAAGCTTTACGAGGGACCAGCTGTGCCCCAGAGGAGGCTGTGATGATTGGTGAT GACTGCAGGGATGACGTTGGTGGGGCCCAGAATGCAGGCATGCGTGGGATTTTGGTCAGGACTG GTAAATATCGACCAGCGGACGAAAACAAAATCAATCCAGCTCCTTACTTAACCTGCGAGAGTTTCCCAGAGGCGGTAGAACATATCCTGGAGCATCTGCTGTGA
- the KATNAL2 gene encoding katanin p60 ATPase-containing subunit A-like 2 isoform X3, which yields MPSSLNQVEIHSHSKADELRAEARRRSLLILILHYLMEEGYMDAANALEQETKLGLRGFEVCDNVDLETILMEYESYYFVKFQKYPKITKKIVDTAENKQQLGNGGRQRRAASSQNLPRIKQQPMQQPSSKTSLGGTEIKSPTKESPKQVENNESTVTLEQSDFGLSISAVNRTGGGGGGEGPRPRRGQTVDFHGMIQDAVKVSSNGIGLSSLNWGPDPSERLLKPLSAFMGMNGEMRELATVVSKDIYLHNPNVKWDDIIGLDAAKRLVKEAVVYPIRYPQLFTGILSPWKGLLLYGPPGTGKTLLAKAVATECNTTFFNISASTIVSKWRGDSEKLVRVLFELARYHAPSTIFLDELESVMSQRGTVSGGEHEGSRRMKTELLVQMDGLARSDDLVFVLAASNLPWELDSAMLRRLEKRILVDLPNQEARQAMIQHWLPPLSNSGGVELRTDLDYSLLGQETDGYSGSDIRLVCKEAAMRPVRKVFDALENHQPGNSNLATIRLDTITTADFLDVITHTKPSAKKLSQKYAAWQREFESV from the exons ATGCCCAGCAGCCTGAATCAGGTGGAGATCCACAGTCACAGCAAGGCC GATGAGCTGCGAGCAGAAGCTCGGCGGAGAAGTCTCCTCATTCTCATTTTGCATTACTTAATGGAGGAAGG GTACATGGATGCTGCAAATGCTTTAGAACAAGAGACAAAATTAGGCTTACGTGGCTTTGAAGTTTGTGACAACGTTGACCTCGAGACAATTTTGATGGAATATGAAAGCTATTACTTTGTAAAATTTCAGAAGTACCCTAAAATCACAAAAAAGATCGTGGACACAG cagaaaacaaacaacagctgGGAAATGGAGGAAGGCAAAGAAG GGCAGCAAGCTCTCAGAATCTCCCAAGGATCAAGCAGCAGCCGATGCAACAACCATCATCAAAAACTTCACTGGggggcacagaaataaaatcaccCACCAAGGAGAGCCCCAAACAGGTTGAA aataatgaGAGCACAGTTACTCTGGAGCAATCTGACTTTGGCTTAAGCATCTCAGCAGTCAACAGaactggaggaggaggaggaggagaaggccCTCGCCCAAGAAGG GGCCAAACAGTTGACTTCCATGGGATGATCCAGGATGCTGTCAAAGTATCGTCAAATGGAATAGGCTTAAGCAGCCTTAATTGGGGTCCAGACCCATCA gaACGCTTACTGAAGCCCCTTAGTGCTTTTATGGGCATGAATGGTGAGATGAGAGAACTTGCAACTGTTGTAAGCAAA GACATTTATCTCCATAACCCAAACGTGAAGTGGGATGATATCATTGGCCTGGATGCAGCTAAGAGGCTCGTCAAGGAAGCTGTTGTTTATCCTATAAGG TACCCACAGCTATTTACAGGCATTCTGTCTCCATGGAAAGGCTTATTGCTGTATGGACCACCAG GTACTGGGAAAACGTTGCTTGCTAAGGCTGTTGCCACAGAATGCAACACAACATTTTTCAACATATCAGCGTCCACCATTGTCAGCAAATGGAGAGGTGATTCAGAAAAGCTGGTCCGA GTGCTGTTTGAGCTTGCACGGTACCACGCTCCTTCCACGATTTTCTTGGATGAGCTGGAGTCTGTGATGAGTCAAAGAGGCACTGTTTCTGG CGGTGAACACGAAGGAAGTCGGCGGATGAAAACGGAATTACTGGTGCAGATGGATGGCTTGGCCCGATCTGATGatcttgtatttgttttagcAGCTTCCAATCTGCCATG GGAGCTGGACTCTGCCATGCTGCGGCGGCTGGAGAAAAGGATTTTGGTCGACCTCCCAAATCAAGAGGCACGGCAGGCAATGATCCAGCACTGGCTGCCACCTCTGAGCAATAGTGGAGGAGTGGAGCTGAGAACAGACCTGGACTACAGCTTGCTGGGCCAG GAAACCGATGGGTACTCTGGCTCAGACATCAGACTCGTCTGCAAGGAAGCAGCCATGAGACCAGTGAGGAAGGTTTTCGATGCTCTTGAAAACCATCAACCAG GTAACAGTAACTTAGCTACGATCCGCTTGGACACGATCACCACAGCAGATTTCCTGGATGTGATCACCCACACCAAGCCTTCAGCAAAGAAGCTCAGCCAGAAGTACGCAGCTTGGCAGAGAGAGTTTGAATCggtctga
- the KATNAL2 gene encoding katanin p60 ATPase-containing subunit A-like 2 isoform X4, with the protein MELSCQALRAARQAREADELRAEARRRSLLILILHYLMEEGYMDAANALEQETKLGLRGFEVCDNVDLETILMEYESYYFVKFQKYPKITKKIVDTAENKQQLGNGGRQRRAASSQNLPRIKQQPMQQPSSKTSLGGTEIKSPTKESPKQNNESTVTLEQSDFGLSISAVNRTGGGGGGEGPRPRRGQTVDFHGMIQDAVKVSSNGIGLSSLNWGPDPSERLLKPLSAFMGMNGEMRELATVVSKDIYLHNPNVKWDDIIGLDAAKRLVKEAVVYPIRYPQLFTGILSPWKGLLLYGPPGTGKTLLAKAVATECNTTFFNISASTIVSKWRGDSEKLVRVLFELARYHAPSTIFLDELESVMSQRGTVSGGEHEGSRRMKTELLVQMDGLARSDDLVFVLAASNLPWELDSAMLRRLEKRILVDLPNQEARQAMIQHWLPPLSNSGGVELRTDLDYSLLGQETDGYSGSDIRLVCKEAAMRPVRKVFDALENHQPGNSNLATIRLDTITTADFLDVITHTKPSAKKLSQKYAAWQREFESV; encoded by the exons ATGGAGCTCTCCTGCCAGGCACTGCGAGCCGCGCGCCAGGCGAGAGAGGCG GATGAGCTGCGAGCAGAAGCTCGGCGGAGAAGTCTCCTCATTCTCATTTTGCATTACTTAATGGAGGAAGG GTACATGGATGCTGCAAATGCTTTAGAACAAGAGACAAAATTAGGCTTACGTGGCTTTGAAGTTTGTGACAACGTTGACCTCGAGACAATTTTGATGGAATATGAAAGCTATTACTTTGTAAAATTTCAGAAGTACCCTAAAATCACAAAAAAGATCGTGGACACAG cagaaaacaaacaacagctgGGAAATGGAGGAAGGCAAAGAAG GGCAGCAAGCTCTCAGAATCTCCCAAGGATCAAGCAGCAGCCGATGCAACAACCATCATCAAAAACTTCACTGGggggcacagaaataaaatcaccCACCAAGGAGAGCCCCAAACAG aataatgaGAGCACAGTTACTCTGGAGCAATCTGACTTTGGCTTAAGCATCTCAGCAGTCAACAGaactggaggaggaggaggaggagaaggccCTCGCCCAAGAAGG GGCCAAACAGTTGACTTCCATGGGATGATCCAGGATGCTGTCAAAGTATCGTCAAATGGAATAGGCTTAAGCAGCCTTAATTGGGGTCCAGACCCATCA gaACGCTTACTGAAGCCCCTTAGTGCTTTTATGGGCATGAATGGTGAGATGAGAGAACTTGCAACTGTTGTAAGCAAA GACATTTATCTCCATAACCCAAACGTGAAGTGGGATGATATCATTGGCCTGGATGCAGCTAAGAGGCTCGTCAAGGAAGCTGTTGTTTATCCTATAAGG TACCCACAGCTATTTACAGGCATTCTGTCTCCATGGAAAGGCTTATTGCTGTATGGACCACCAG GTACTGGGAAAACGTTGCTTGCTAAGGCTGTTGCCACAGAATGCAACACAACATTTTTCAACATATCAGCGTCCACCATTGTCAGCAAATGGAGAGGTGATTCAGAAAAGCTGGTCCGA GTGCTGTTTGAGCTTGCACGGTACCACGCTCCTTCCACGATTTTCTTGGATGAGCTGGAGTCTGTGATGAGTCAAAGAGGCACTGTTTCTGG CGGTGAACACGAAGGAAGTCGGCGGATGAAAACGGAATTACTGGTGCAGATGGATGGCTTGGCCCGATCTGATGatcttgtatttgttttagcAGCTTCCAATCTGCCATG GGAGCTGGACTCTGCCATGCTGCGGCGGCTGGAGAAAAGGATTTTGGTCGACCTCCCAAATCAAGAGGCACGGCAGGCAATGATCCAGCACTGGCTGCCACCTCTGAGCAATAGTGGAGGAGTGGAGCTGAGAACAGACCTGGACTACAGCTTGCTGGGCCAG GAAACCGATGGGTACTCTGGCTCAGACATCAGACTCGTCTGCAAGGAAGCAGCCATGAGACCAGTGAGGAAGGTTTTCGATGCTCTTGAAAACCATCAACCAG GTAACAGTAACTTAGCTACGATCCGCTTGGACACGATCACCACAGCAGATTTCCTGGATGTGATCACCCACACCAAGCCTTCAGCAAAGAAGCTCAGCCAGAAGTACGCAGCTTGGCAGAGAGAGTTTGAATCggtctga
- the KATNAL2 gene encoding katanin p60 ATPase-containing subunit A-like 2 isoform X2 has protein sequence MELSCQALRAARQAREADELRAEARRRSLLILILHYLMEEGYMDAANALEQETKLGLRGFEVCDNVDLETILMEYESYYFVKFQKYPKITKKIVDTENKQQLGNGGRQRRAASSQNLPRIKQQPMQQPSSKTSLGGTEIKSPTKESPKQVENNESTVTLEQSDFGLSISAVNRTGGGGGGEGPRPRRGQTVDFHGMIQDAVKVSSNGIGLSSLNWGPDPSERLLKPLSAFMGMNGEMRELATVVSKDIYLHNPNVKWDDIIGLDAAKRLVKEAVVYPIRYPQLFTGILSPWKGLLLYGPPGTGKTLLAKAVATECNTTFFNISASTIVSKWRGDSEKLVRVLFELARYHAPSTIFLDELESVMSQRGTVSGGEHEGSRRMKTELLVQMDGLARSDDLVFVLAASNLPWELDSAMLRRLEKRILVDLPNQEARQAMIQHWLPPLSNSGGVELRTDLDYSLLGQETDGYSGSDIRLVCKEAAMRPVRKVFDALENHQPGNSNLATIRLDTITTADFLDVITHTKPSAKKLSQKYAAWQREFESV, from the exons ATGGAGCTCTCCTGCCAGGCACTGCGAGCCGCGCGCCAGGCGAGAGAGGCG GATGAGCTGCGAGCAGAAGCTCGGCGGAGAAGTCTCCTCATTCTCATTTTGCATTACTTAATGGAGGAAGG GTACATGGATGCTGCAAATGCTTTAGAACAAGAGACAAAATTAGGCTTACGTGGCTTTGAAGTTTGTGACAACGTTGACCTCGAGACAATTTTGATGGAATATGAAAGCTATTACTTTGTAAAATTTCAGAAGTACCCTAAAATCACAAAAAAGATCGTGGACACAG aaaacaaacaacagctgGGAAATGGAGGAAGGCAAAGAAG GGCAGCAAGCTCTCAGAATCTCCCAAGGATCAAGCAGCAGCCGATGCAACAACCATCATCAAAAACTTCACTGGggggcacagaaataaaatcaccCACCAAGGAGAGCCCCAAACAGGTTGAA aataatgaGAGCACAGTTACTCTGGAGCAATCTGACTTTGGCTTAAGCATCTCAGCAGTCAACAGaactggaggaggaggaggaggagaaggccCTCGCCCAAGAAGG GGCCAAACAGTTGACTTCCATGGGATGATCCAGGATGCTGTCAAAGTATCGTCAAATGGAATAGGCTTAAGCAGCCTTAATTGGGGTCCAGACCCATCA gaACGCTTACTGAAGCCCCTTAGTGCTTTTATGGGCATGAATGGTGAGATGAGAGAACTTGCAACTGTTGTAAGCAAA GACATTTATCTCCATAACCCAAACGTGAAGTGGGATGATATCATTGGCCTGGATGCAGCTAAGAGGCTCGTCAAGGAAGCTGTTGTTTATCCTATAAGG TACCCACAGCTATTTACAGGCATTCTGTCTCCATGGAAAGGCTTATTGCTGTATGGACCACCAG GTACTGGGAAAACGTTGCTTGCTAAGGCTGTTGCCACAGAATGCAACACAACATTTTTCAACATATCAGCGTCCACCATTGTCAGCAAATGGAGAGGTGATTCAGAAAAGCTGGTCCGA GTGCTGTTTGAGCTTGCACGGTACCACGCTCCTTCCACGATTTTCTTGGATGAGCTGGAGTCTGTGATGAGTCAAAGAGGCACTGTTTCTGG CGGTGAACACGAAGGAAGTCGGCGGATGAAAACGGAATTACTGGTGCAGATGGATGGCTTGGCCCGATCTGATGatcttgtatttgttttagcAGCTTCCAATCTGCCATG GGAGCTGGACTCTGCCATGCTGCGGCGGCTGGAGAAAAGGATTTTGGTCGACCTCCCAAATCAAGAGGCACGGCAGGCAATGATCCAGCACTGGCTGCCACCTCTGAGCAATAGTGGAGGAGTGGAGCTGAGAACAGACCTGGACTACAGCTTGCTGGGCCAG GAAACCGATGGGTACTCTGGCTCAGACATCAGACTCGTCTGCAAGGAAGCAGCCATGAGACCAGTGAGGAAGGTTTTCGATGCTCTTGAAAACCATCAACCAG GTAACAGTAACTTAGCTACGATCCGCTTGGACACGATCACCACAGCAGATTTCCTGGATGTGATCACCCACACCAAGCCTTCAGCAAAGAAGCTCAGCCAGAAGTACGCAGCTTGGCAGAGAGAGTTTGAATCggtctga
- the KATNAL2 gene encoding katanin p60 ATPase-containing subunit A-like 2 isoform X1 has translation MELSCQALRAARQAREADELRAEARRRSLLILILHYLMEEGYMDAANALEQETKLGLRGFEVCDNVDLETILMEYESYYFVKFQKYPKITKKIVDTAENKQQLGNGGRQRRAASSQNLPRIKQQPMQQPSSKTSLGGTEIKSPTKESPKQVENNESTVTLEQSDFGLSISAVNRTGGGGGGEGPRPRRGQTVDFHGMIQDAVKVSSNGIGLSSLNWGPDPSERLLKPLSAFMGMNGEMRELATVVSKDIYLHNPNVKWDDIIGLDAAKRLVKEAVVYPIRYPQLFTGILSPWKGLLLYGPPGTGKTLLAKAVATECNTTFFNISASTIVSKWRGDSEKLVRVLFELARYHAPSTIFLDELESVMSQRGTVSGGEHEGSRRMKTELLVQMDGLARSDDLVFVLAASNLPWELDSAMLRRLEKRILVDLPNQEARQAMIQHWLPPLSNSGGVELRTDLDYSLLGQETDGYSGSDIRLVCKEAAMRPVRKVFDALENHQPGNSNLATIRLDTITTADFLDVITHTKPSAKKLSQKYAAWQREFESV, from the exons ATGGAGCTCTCCTGCCAGGCACTGCGAGCCGCGCGCCAGGCGAGAGAGGCG GATGAGCTGCGAGCAGAAGCTCGGCGGAGAAGTCTCCTCATTCTCATTTTGCATTACTTAATGGAGGAAGG GTACATGGATGCTGCAAATGCTTTAGAACAAGAGACAAAATTAGGCTTACGTGGCTTTGAAGTTTGTGACAACGTTGACCTCGAGACAATTTTGATGGAATATGAAAGCTATTACTTTGTAAAATTTCAGAAGTACCCTAAAATCACAAAAAAGATCGTGGACACAG cagaaaacaaacaacagctgGGAAATGGAGGAAGGCAAAGAAG GGCAGCAAGCTCTCAGAATCTCCCAAGGATCAAGCAGCAGCCGATGCAACAACCATCATCAAAAACTTCACTGGggggcacagaaataaaatcaccCACCAAGGAGAGCCCCAAACAGGTTGAA aataatgaGAGCACAGTTACTCTGGAGCAATCTGACTTTGGCTTAAGCATCTCAGCAGTCAACAGaactggaggaggaggaggaggagaaggccCTCGCCCAAGAAGG GGCCAAACAGTTGACTTCCATGGGATGATCCAGGATGCTGTCAAAGTATCGTCAAATGGAATAGGCTTAAGCAGCCTTAATTGGGGTCCAGACCCATCA gaACGCTTACTGAAGCCCCTTAGTGCTTTTATGGGCATGAATGGTGAGATGAGAGAACTTGCAACTGTTGTAAGCAAA GACATTTATCTCCATAACCCAAACGTGAAGTGGGATGATATCATTGGCCTGGATGCAGCTAAGAGGCTCGTCAAGGAAGCTGTTGTTTATCCTATAAGG TACCCACAGCTATTTACAGGCATTCTGTCTCCATGGAAAGGCTTATTGCTGTATGGACCACCAG GTACTGGGAAAACGTTGCTTGCTAAGGCTGTTGCCACAGAATGCAACACAACATTTTTCAACATATCAGCGTCCACCATTGTCAGCAAATGGAGAGGTGATTCAGAAAAGCTGGTCCGA GTGCTGTTTGAGCTTGCACGGTACCACGCTCCTTCCACGATTTTCTTGGATGAGCTGGAGTCTGTGATGAGTCAAAGAGGCACTGTTTCTGG CGGTGAACACGAAGGAAGTCGGCGGATGAAAACGGAATTACTGGTGCAGATGGATGGCTTGGCCCGATCTGATGatcttgtatttgttttagcAGCTTCCAATCTGCCATG GGAGCTGGACTCTGCCATGCTGCGGCGGCTGGAGAAAAGGATTTTGGTCGACCTCCCAAATCAAGAGGCACGGCAGGCAATGATCCAGCACTGGCTGCCACCTCTGAGCAATAGTGGAGGAGTGGAGCTGAGAACAGACCTGGACTACAGCTTGCTGGGCCAG GAAACCGATGGGTACTCTGGCTCAGACATCAGACTCGTCTGCAAGGAAGCAGCCATGAGACCAGTGAGGAAGGTTTTCGATGCTCTTGAAAACCATCAACCAG GTAACAGTAACTTAGCTACGATCCGCTTGGACACGATCACCACAGCAGATTTCCTGGATGTGATCACCCACACCAAGCCTTCAGCAAAGAAGCTCAGCCAGAAGTACGCAGCTTGGCAGAGAGAGTTTGAATCggtctga